Proteins from one Bombyx mori chromosome 1, ASM3026992v2 genomic window:
- the LOC101745741 gene encoding protein GPR107: MFRVMKTTFLYILMVVASVSCRIHKLLLTDDQRKYVDITTFGFLERGILEVNLVNFMMPSGPFGEYGFTLDRTINDAISPYLAQGNSNSCFLKENVITPQHPAIVFLKMDFENLRLNVTCRAASQHIYRNKSVIPRVFPNDAEEKCSYDLLPIQRETRNQIDYYNTSFALYITSKKEEGLYNLYFNNCPYKGEGNPTPVNAIIEIFESNEGNYLSAGEIPLPLLYAVTSSIFLFCAILWTYILKTSRQTVFRIHIIMCILVYLKAASLAFHGINYHFIQIRGEHVTAWAILYYITHLLKGAVLFVTIVLVGTGWNFIKHILSDRDKKLFMIVIPLQVLANVAEIILAESEEGAVEHNAWRDIFIVVELVCCVAIVFPVVWSIRHLQDASTTDGKAAINLRKLKLFQHFYVMVACYIYFTRIVVFILKKTVRFQYSWMDEMFRELATLVFFLMTGYKFRPAAANPYFTPTHFDDVKPEVLSDIGILEGVTRIPNRGERRREDLQPLMQDADYNSD, encoded by the exons ATGTTTCGCGTAATGAAAACAACTTTCCTGTACATCCTGATGGTTGTGGCTTCAGTTTCATGCAGAATACACAAACTGCTTCTTACG GATGATCAACGGAAGTATGTGGACATCACGACTTTCGGATTCCTTGAGCGTGGTATCCTAGAAGTCAATTTAGTTAACTTTATGATGCCTTCAGGACCTTTCGGGGAG TACGGCTTCACATTGGACCGAACAATAAATGACGCGATTAGTCCGTATTTAGCTCAAGGAAATTCCAATTCATGTTTTCTGAAAGAAAATGTAATTACTCCACAACACCCAGCCATAGTTTTCCTTAAAATGGATTTCGAAAACTTAAG gtTAAACGTTACATGCCGAGCGGCAAGCCAGCATATATATAGAAACAAAAGCGTCATTCCAAGAG ttttcccTAATGATGCAGAAGAAAAATGTTCATATGATTTGCTACCTATTCAAAGGGAAACCAGAAATCAAATAGACTACTATAATACAAGT tTTGCTCTGTACATAACCTCTAAGAAGGAAGAAGGTCTGTACAACTTGTACTTCAATAACTGTCCCTATAAAGGCGAAGGGAACCCGACACCTGTTAATGCAATA ATTGAAATCTTCGAGAGCAACGAAGGAAACTACCTGTCCGCTGGTGAGATCCCGCTGCCTCTATTATATGCAGTGACGTCATCGATATTCTTGTTCTGCGCTATATTGTGGACGTACATTCTGAAGACGAGCAGACAGACCGTGTTCCGCATACACATAATAATGTGCATCCTGGTGTATCTGAAGGCAGCCTCGCTTGCCTTCCACGGGATAAACTATCACTTCATACAGATAAGGGGCGAGCACGTGACGGCCTGGGCGATATTGTATTATATCACCCATCT GCTTAAAGGGGCAGTTCTGTTCGTGACTATAGTTCTTGTCGGCACCGGATGGAATTTCATCAAGCATATACTGTCCGATCGCGATAAGAAACTGTTCATGATTGTTATACCATTGCAG GTGCTAGCTAATGTTGCAGAGATAATATTAGCGGAAAGCGAGGAAGGCGCAGTCGAACACAACGCCTGGCGCGATATCTTTATAGTTGTCGAGCTAGTTTGTTGCGTCGCTATTGTTTTCCCTGTTGTCTG GTCGATACGACATTTACAAGACGCATCGACGACTGACGGCAAAGCGGCCATCAATCTTCGCAAACTGAAACTATTCCAGCATTTCTACGTGATGGTCGCCTGTTACATATACTTTACGAGGATTGTGGTCTTCATATTGAAG AAAACAGTGCGGTTCCAATACTCGTGGATGGACGAGATGTTCCGCGAGCTGGCCACACTCGTGTTCTTCCTGATGACAGGCTACAAGTTCAGGCCGGCGGCCGCTAACCCGTACTTCACGCCGACCCACTTCGATGACGTCAAACCCGAAGT attaTCGGATATCGGTATACTGGAAGGCGTGACACGAATACCGAATCGGGGCGAGAGAAGACGGGAAGACCTCCAGCCTTTAATGCAGGACGCTGACTACAACTCTGATTAA
- the LOC101739335 gene encoding phosphatidylserine lipase ABHD16A isoform X1, giving the protein MRGLWRGKIPTGIIMGSTVARMRRMWRCMFSPRLYKIYFDGRQEDPYRPVGVEKIGERTLATAYTAIRIGYYATPLICLYIIQRGFLSMEEVKTLMRFFGGIGCIATVFFVMRAYGRSYSPKYLKFIDTLDSPMDDKNAYLKAIRKYDFDFSAWPVTFTADPEERQESWLQNHPFAKCANMDLPVYQRVIIQILAFIAAHTFGIRLIYPGSLFLIHNLLWSGLLSGRTQLVEYYNGERAKICTSDGNHIETMFVESRHKSFKGRTLIICCEGNSGYYEIGVMTTPVKGGFSVLGWNHPGFGGSTGTPFPDQEKRAMDAVIQYAIYELFFAPEDIVIYGWSIGGFTAAYGAANYPIKALILDATFDDLLPLAKNQMPSSWSRLVKEVIRSYVDLNIGELVNQYEGPLQLIRRGDDEIICLRSGDITTNRCNNLALKVISHRHPKLAKDEDYMRLFVNCVAMTENERVEAYETDITSNERTVLDVVSLYMRDFASNHCTALPETHFDMIMELLEVAPGVQRELNS; this is encoded by the exons ATGAGGGGTTTATGGAGGGGCAAGATACCTACGGG CATCATCATGGGGTCTACTGTGGCTAGAATGAGGCGTATGTGGCGATGCATGTTTTCTCCTCGACTCTACAAGATTTACTTCGATGGACGACAAGAG gatccGTATCGCCCGGTCGGAGTTGAAAAGATTGGTGAAAGGACCCTTGCAACG gCCTATACCGCTATCAGAATCGGTTATTATGCAACTCCATTGATCTGCCTATACATAATCCAACGTGGCTTTCTTTCAATGGAAGAAGTAAAAACTTTAATGCGCTTCTTCGGAGGCATCGGCTGTATAGCTACTGTTTTCTTCGTAATGCGAGCATATGGAAGATCTTACAGTccgaaatatttgaaattcattGACACTTTGGACTCTCCCATGGACGACAAGAATGCGTATCTGAAGGCGATCAGGAAATACGATTTCGACTTCTCCGCTTGGCCTGTAACCTTTACCGCTGATCCCGAAGAAAG GCAAGAAAGCTGGCTGCAGAACCACCCTTTTGCGAAATGCGCGAACATGGACTTACCTGTTTATCAGAGGGTTATAATCCAAATTTTGGCTTTTATTGCGGCCCATACCTTCGGTATTCGTCTCATCTACCCAGGATCATTGTTCTTGATACATAATCTGTTAT GGAGCGGTCTGCTCAGTGGACGCACTCAACTCGTCGAGTACTACAACGGGGAGCGCGCCAAGATCTGCACTTCCGACGGAAACCATATCGAGACAATGTTCGTTGAAAGCCGACACAAGTCATTCAAAGGTAGGACCCTGATCATCTGCTGCGAGGGAAACTCTGGTTACTATGAGATTGGCGTTATGACGACACCGGTCAAAGGTGGATTTTCCGTTCTCGGCTGGAACCACCCTGGCTTCGGCGGAAGCACT GGAACACCATTCCCGGATCAGGAAAAGCGTGCCATGGACGCTGTAATCCAGTATGCCATTTACGAGCTTTTCTTTGCCCCCGAAGACATAGTGATTTACGGATGGAGCATCGGTGGCTTCACAGCCGCATATGGTGCCGCTAACTATCCGATTAAAGCATTG ATTCTGGACGCGACCTTCGATGACCTTTTGCCGCTGGCCAAGAATCAGATGCCTTCCTCGTGGTCTCGTCTGGTGAAGGAAGTAATTCGCTCTTATGTGGACCTGAACATTGGCGAACTAGTCAACCAGTACGAAGGACCTCTTCAATTGATCAGGAGGGGTGACGATGAGATTATTTGCTTGAG GTCTGGCGACATCACCACTAATCGTTGCAACAACCTAGCGTTGAAAGTAATAAGCCATCGCCATCCGAAACTGGCCAAAGATGAGGACTATATGAGGCTTTTCGTGAACTGCGTTGCCATGACCGAGAACGAGCGCGTGGAGGCCTATGAAACTGATATCACTTCCAACGAACGTACTGTGCTGGATGTG GTGTCGCTGTACATGCGTGACTTCGCTTCGAACCACTGCACCGCCCTGCCGGAGACCCACTTTGACATGATCATGGAGTTGCTCGAGGTAGCCCCAGGTGTGCAGCGAGAACTTAATTCTTAA
- the LOC101739335 gene encoding phosphatidylserine lipase ABHD16A isoform X2 gives MGSTVARMRRMWRCMFSPRLYKIYFDGRQEDPYRPVGVEKIGERTLATAYTAIRIGYYATPLICLYIIQRGFLSMEEVKTLMRFFGGIGCIATVFFVMRAYGRSYSPKYLKFIDTLDSPMDDKNAYLKAIRKYDFDFSAWPVTFTADPEERQESWLQNHPFAKCANMDLPVYQRVIIQILAFIAAHTFGIRLIYPGSLFLIHNLLWSGLLSGRTQLVEYYNGERAKICTSDGNHIETMFVESRHKSFKGRTLIICCEGNSGYYEIGVMTTPVKGGFSVLGWNHPGFGGSTGTPFPDQEKRAMDAVIQYAIYELFFAPEDIVIYGWSIGGFTAAYGAANYPIKALILDATFDDLLPLAKNQMPSSWSRLVKEVIRSYVDLNIGELVNQYEGPLQLIRRGDDEIICLRSGDITTNRCNNLALKVISHRHPKLAKDEDYMRLFVNCVAMTENERVEAYETDITSNERTVLDVVSLYMRDFASNHCTALPETHFDMIMELLEVAPGVQRELNS, from the exons ATGGGGTCTACTGTGGCTAGAATGAGGCGTATGTGGCGATGCATGTTTTCTCCTCGACTCTACAAGATTTACTTCGATGGACGACAAGAG gatccGTATCGCCCGGTCGGAGTTGAAAAGATTGGTGAAAGGACCCTTGCAACG gCCTATACCGCTATCAGAATCGGTTATTATGCAACTCCATTGATCTGCCTATACATAATCCAACGTGGCTTTCTTTCAATGGAAGAAGTAAAAACTTTAATGCGCTTCTTCGGAGGCATCGGCTGTATAGCTACTGTTTTCTTCGTAATGCGAGCATATGGAAGATCTTACAGTccgaaatatttgaaattcattGACACTTTGGACTCTCCCATGGACGACAAGAATGCGTATCTGAAGGCGATCAGGAAATACGATTTCGACTTCTCCGCTTGGCCTGTAACCTTTACCGCTGATCCCGAAGAAAG GCAAGAAAGCTGGCTGCAGAACCACCCTTTTGCGAAATGCGCGAACATGGACTTACCTGTTTATCAGAGGGTTATAATCCAAATTTTGGCTTTTATTGCGGCCCATACCTTCGGTATTCGTCTCATCTACCCAGGATCATTGTTCTTGATACATAATCTGTTAT GGAGCGGTCTGCTCAGTGGACGCACTCAACTCGTCGAGTACTACAACGGGGAGCGCGCCAAGATCTGCACTTCCGACGGAAACCATATCGAGACAATGTTCGTTGAAAGCCGACACAAGTCATTCAAAGGTAGGACCCTGATCATCTGCTGCGAGGGAAACTCTGGTTACTATGAGATTGGCGTTATGACGACACCGGTCAAAGGTGGATTTTCCGTTCTCGGCTGGAACCACCCTGGCTTCGGCGGAAGCACT GGAACACCATTCCCGGATCAGGAAAAGCGTGCCATGGACGCTGTAATCCAGTATGCCATTTACGAGCTTTTCTTTGCCCCCGAAGACATAGTGATTTACGGATGGAGCATCGGTGGCTTCACAGCCGCATATGGTGCCGCTAACTATCCGATTAAAGCATTG ATTCTGGACGCGACCTTCGATGACCTTTTGCCGCTGGCCAAGAATCAGATGCCTTCCTCGTGGTCTCGTCTGGTGAAGGAAGTAATTCGCTCTTATGTGGACCTGAACATTGGCGAACTAGTCAACCAGTACGAAGGACCTCTTCAATTGATCAGGAGGGGTGACGATGAGATTATTTGCTTGAG GTCTGGCGACATCACCACTAATCGTTGCAACAACCTAGCGTTGAAAGTAATAAGCCATCGCCATCCGAAACTGGCCAAAGATGAGGACTATATGAGGCTTTTCGTGAACTGCGTTGCCATGACCGAGAACGAGCGCGTGGAGGCCTATGAAACTGATATCACTTCCAACGAACGTACTGTGCTGGATGTG GTGTCGCTGTACATGCGTGACTTCGCTTCGAACCACTGCACCGCCCTGCCGGAGACCCACTTTGACATGATCATGGAGTTGCTCGAGGTAGCCCCAGGTGTGCAGCGAGAACTTAATTCTTAA